The following is a genomic window from Bactrocera tryoni isolate S06 chromosome 2, CSIRO_BtryS06_freeze2, whole genome shotgun sequence.
atacaaatattttaatgcaagctatttaaatattgaaaatatgacATAATAACTAATACAGTTTTATacactttttacttttaataagtACAAAATGATCTAATATTACACCATTGCAAATGAAATGTGCTTATTTAAAGCCATTCACACACTTCAAAATCTTGCATCCGCAAAGGGAGAGCATTGTTCATTCAACACATTTTAtacacaaaattataatttattttattaaacgtATGCATTTGCTGTTCAAAAAtcacattgtatttatttaaatgattttctaTTAAATCGTTTATGCAAATtatacaaattgaaattaatcaCTCCACTTAACGATCAAAGCTTTTCTAACCTCTTTGACAAACTGTCAAAAATGGAGAAAGAGGAAAATGTCAAAATGGAGAGAGAGAAAAACCACATTCTATATTCACAAAAGCTTGAACGTTTGTTTGTTAAAGagttaagttatttttattaaaacaatatacatatgaattaaagtaataaaatacaaaaatgttttaaattctaTTTACGGGCAACGAAACAACCTTGCTTCTTACTAGTGATGCCAGATATTGCCAAATTAGAATTGATTATTTTAAATCAGAGTATTTCACGGCActtgctaatattttttttatagatttgttATAAAACTTACATTCTGGCAGCATCACATACCCAGATGAGCAGCGAACAGCAGACGTGACGTGAAGTGTAATTTTGTGCAATTATTACGCacacatatttcattttcataaattttttaattaataattacaaAACGGCTTGTGCTAAGTTAACGAAAAACCCATTTATTAGAAACAACGAACTTTTGTGAGTGATAAATCTTAAACTTCCTTAGTAAAATGTCTGAGAACaaacaaaatgacaaaaagGAATTGGATGAGCTGCTTGACAGTAAGTCCAATGTGCACGCCCATAACAACATGGGTctactatattatataatgtgAATGAAAGTTAATACTTCTCTAACGCTATGTGCATATTTATAGATGCCCTGCAAGATTTCGATAAGAAAAGTTCATCTGCTAGTACGGTAGATGCAGATAATAGTTTGACCACAAATGGATCAGCCGCCGGTAGTGCCGCAGATGCCGGAACTGCAGCCGATCCAGATGCATTTTTTATGTAAGCATAgtagttatataaaaaaatgtatattttactttttattcaaTGCAGTGAACAGGCAAATGTATTAGCTGAACGCATGCAGACACTTTTTGGTGGTCCCAACACCCCGAGTGGTGAGTTACCACCAATGCCGCAAGATCCGGATCAAATTTTAGCCGGCTTCAAGAAAATGGCCGAGGCAGCGGCTATGACCTTACAAGGGGAAAATCCAGCAACTGATGAAGATGTGGCCAAATATTCAGATAGCATAGCACAAGCTCTAAAGGTGTGTGTACGATGAAGTTAGTGTGTTTTTGCTATTCAAATAAGCACCTGACACCTATGTGGCTAATGTACTAAAAATTCATCtggttcttttttgtttttgtagggCTTACAAGAAGGTTCAGAAAATCTCAGCGCACCTGTTTCGGAGAATGATGTTGCTAACATGTTTAGCGGACTTAATTTAGAAAATGTTAGTATTGCTACAACTTTTACATAAAAGAAAGATTTCacaagaatttattaaattgcacAGCCCGGTGAAGGTGACAATAACATGTTCCTGCCATTTATGGAAGGCATGATGCAAAGTTTGCTGAGTGCTGAGATCTTGTTACCAAGCATAAAGGAGTTGGTGGAAAAGTATCCAAAATACTTTGAACAACATGGCGACAAAATTAGTGCAGAAGATAGGGAACGGTATGCTTTCAGTCTATAATTATTCTTATAAATTGGTACAACTGtacgtaaaatattttagatatgagAAACAATTGGAGCTCTATAAAGTCCTTGAGAAACAATTGGAAGCAGAGAAACCAGACGATTCTGCAACAGTTAAGCGTGAAAAGTTCAAGGCTGTATTAGATCATATGCGCAGATTGCAAGAATTCGGAAACCCGCCTCAAGAAATTTTGGCCGAAACAGCTGGTGATCTCCCTATGTTAGACCCCAACTTAGCTGGTGCAGCAGGTGCTGGAGCGAATCCCCAGTGTCCTATGATGTAATCTGTAGATTACAGTGTATACATTGAGTTGAAAACACATTTTAGAATGTGACAAGGTAGCAACTCTGATATCTAATATTAGTATTTAGAAATTTGTTTTACAATATCATTTTAGTTATCGTTTTTTGCGCAAAGACATAATTCTTTGTATTCTATGTTCATTTCATATTAATTTGTTGAAATCATTTTGGGTGTGTAATATGAAATACCACaacatttgttttaatgtttttgaatgaaaaattaactcgtaattaataaacaaaaaaagttttgataacaAAGAAATCTTTAAACTTTTGAATAAACCGGagatttacattttatatattta
Proteins encoded in this region:
- the LOC120768442 gene encoding peroxisomal biogenesis factor 19 codes for the protein MSENKQNDKKELDELLDNALQDFDKKSSSASTVDADNSLTTNGSAAGSAADAGTAADPDAFFIEQANVLAERMQTLFGGPNTPSGELPPMPQDPDQILAGFKKMAEAAAMTLQGENPATDEDVAKYSDSIAQALKGLQEGSENLSAPVSENDVANMFSGLNLENPGEGDNNMFLPFMEGMMQSLLSAEILLPSIKELVEKYPKYFEQHGDKISAEDRERYEKQLELYKVLEKQLEAEKPDDSATVKREKFKAVLDHMRRLQEFGNPPQEILAETAGDLPMLDPNLAGAAGAGANPQCPMM